In the Oceanispirochaeta sp. genome, ATGAACAAGAACACAAAATACCCTGAAGAAACCAAGACCTATATGAAATGGCTCGCTTCCTCTGCATACGCTCAGCTTCTGATGAATGAACTGCCGGGATTCTTCTCTTATACTCCTGGTGATTACACTCTGACCAACAGCCTTGCCAAAGAAATGCAGAGCTATGTAGCCGCCTCTGTTCCCACAGTAAGAACAGTTTGGGAAAAACTCTCTGCCCAGTCTCCCAGTGGAAACCAACTGGTGGGAGAAGCTGTCCAGATGATGTATGCCAATGAACTGACACCTGCCCAGGCAGTAAAATATGTTGATGACGGCCTGGCCTGGTACTACTGATACCCCCTTAGGCCCTGAACTATAAAACCACCAGGACTCAACAGAGTCCTGGTAGAATAAAAGTTTTTGGTAGAACAAAGTGTTTAAGGAATAAAAATTATTGAGCTCTCTGAATCCAGAGAGCTCTTTTTAACTTATTTATTTCGACAATATCCATTTAAAAAAGAATTGACTAAGAAGAAAGGAGGGAGTTTTATGCTTGAGGCCAGAAAGAAACATGCCAAGTTTTTGTTTCTCTTTATTTTCCCGGCATTTATCGTTTACACAGTGTTCATGCTGCTGCCAATATTAAACTCTATGAAATACAGCCTCTATACCGGGGAAGGCCTGATCCCGGATCAATTTGTTGGACTCGATAATTACATACGCTTATTCACAGAAGAGCGATATTATACAAAGTTCTGGAATGCCTTCCGGAATAATATAAAATTTTTCGTTATCGTGACGATTGTACAGAATGTACTGGGGTTTTTTATGGCCGTTCTGGTGACCAGATCCTTCAAGGGTTCCGGTTTCATCAGAAAACTGAGTTTTCTGCCCACGACCCTGTCCGTCCTGGTTGTAGGGTATATTTTTAAATTGATTCTCAACCCCTACTATGGTGTTTTTGACAAGTTTCTAGGGCTCATCGGTTTCGAAAGTCTTATTCTTCCCTGGCTGGGAGATCCCAGAACGGCTCTCTTTGTTGTGGCCATTGCCGTGAGTTGGCAGTTTTTCGGGGAGTCAGTACTCTTCTATACCTCGGGCATTGACGGGATCAGTAAATCCATCATGGAAGCCGCCAGGATTGATGGAGCCAACATCTGGCAGGAGATTTATCATATTATCCTTCCCTCTGTACTCCCCATTGTGGGAATCGTCACCATTCTGATCTTTATCGGAGACTTTACTCAGTTTGACATTATTTTTGCCATGACAGGGACAAGGGGTGATCCCAACTACAGCACAGACCTCTTCGGCTCCCTCTTCTATAGAACGGCTTTCTCCTCATCAGAACGGGGCGGTTGGGGAACCGGCATGGGGGCGGCAGTAGCCACCATGATGTTCGTTGTCGTCACCATAGGTGTCGGTGCCTTTCTGACCTTCTTTACTAAGAAAAGGGAGGCTCTGGAAAAATGATGAATATGAAAAGAAGTATAAGTAAGACATTCCTCTACCTGGCCATGGTTCTCTATTCTCTGACCATCCTGGTTCCTCTCTTCGTTATGATGATGACATCCTTTAAAACAAATGCGGAGATCTTTAATAACCCCTTTGGTCTTCCTACCAGCTTTAATGTGGATGCCTATGTAGACCTTTTTGTAGTCTCTAATTACGGAAAATATTTCCTGAACAGTTTTGGTGTCACCATCCTGTCTCTGGCCCTGGCTGTCACCATGTCTGCCCTGGCGGCCTATGCCATCAGCAAATACAAGTTCAAATACAACAGAGCCATCTATATCTATTTTGTTGTCGGTCTGGTTGTGCCTATCAAACTGGGAACCATCGATATCATGATCACCATGCTCCGCCTGAGCCTCTTCGATACTCTCTGGGCCCTGATCATCGTATACATCGCCATGGCCATCCCCCTCAGCGTCTTTGTTCTTTATGACTATATCAGGATGGTTCCGGAAGAACTCAGTTCCGCCGCCAGAATTGATGGAT is a window encoding:
- a CDS encoding extracellular solute-binding protein, yielding MKKMNQLQPSFPERLDGIDYVSMQQIFGTGNAAMFIGGSWEIGIFEDLGGLEDVGYFAPPLAKKGDTLQYCFHVDGGIAMNKNTKYPEETKTYMKWLASSAYAQLLMNELPGFFSYTPGDYTLTNSLAKEMQSYVAASVPTVRTVWEKLSAQSPSGNQLVGEAVQMMYANELTPAQAVKYVDDGLAWYY
- a CDS encoding carbohydrate ABC transporter permease, coding for MLEARKKHAKFLFLFIFPAFIVYTVFMLLPILNSMKYSLYTGEGLIPDQFVGLDNYIRLFTEERYYTKFWNAFRNNIKFFVIVTIVQNVLGFFMAVLVTRSFKGSGFIRKLSFLPTTLSVLVVGYIFKLILNPYYGVFDKFLGLIGFESLILPWLGDPRTALFVVAIAVSWQFFGESVLFYTSGIDGISKSIMEAARIDGANIWQEIYHIILPSVLPIVGIVTILIFIGDFTQFDIIFAMTGTRGDPNYSTDLFGSLFYRTAFSSSERGGWGTGMGAAVATMMFVVVTIGVGAFLTFFTKKREALEK
- a CDS encoding carbohydrate ABC transporter permease; this translates as MMNMKRSISKTFLYLAMVLYSLTILVPLFVMMMTSFKTNAEIFNNPFGLPTSFNVDAYVDLFVVSNYGKYFLNSFGVTILSLALAVTMSALAAYAISKYKFKYNRAIYIYFVVGLVVPIKLGTIDIMITMLRLSLFDTLWALIIVYIAMAIPLSVFVLYDYIRMVPEELSSAARIDGCSEPGIFARIIVPLIKPGLAAAGIISFIPNWNEFWFPLVLIKSRENYTIPLATGQLFGQFDTKLNLVFAVLSLASIPVIVIYLLLSNYFVKGLSAGAVKG